In one Lolium rigidum isolate FL_2022 chromosome 3, APGP_CSIRO_Lrig_0.1, whole genome shotgun sequence genomic region, the following are encoded:
- the LOC124702049 gene encoding 50S ribosomal protein L4, chloroplastic-like has protein sequence MPVSSMASSLLLSLSASSSSFLASSSLSFLPASSSPHASARGSRPSASILRALRAEATTLPVISFTGEKVGEVSLDIKSASPATARAVVHRGLITDRQNARRGTASTLTRGEVRGGGRKPYGQKKTGKARRGSTRTPLRPGGGVIFGPKPRDWSIKINRKEKRLAISTALASAAVANDSFVVQEFDEEFATGPRTRDFVAALQRWGLDPREKAMFLSTELDTNVRLSGRNIGTLKMLTPRTLNLYDILDARKHFFTPSAIDYLNSRYGTTVFDEYEGDTDGEDDGEEEAVEEQEEEGITEEAAQDETEDA, from the exons atgCCGGTCTCCTCCATGGCCTCGtcgctcctcctctccctctccgcctcttcctcctccttcctcgcctcctcctcgctctccttcctccccgcctcctcctccccgcacGCCTCCGCCAGGGGGAGCAGGCCATCCGCCTCCATCCTCCGCGCGCTGCGCGCCGAGGCCACCACCCTCCCGGTGATCTCCTTCACCGGCGAGAAGGTCGGCGAGGTCTCGCTCGACATCAAGTCGGCGTCGCCCGCCACCGCGCGCGCCGTCGTGCACCGCGGCCTCATCACCGACCGACAGAACGCGCGCCGGGGCACGGCCTCCACGCTCACCCGCGGCGAGGTCAGGGGCGGCGGGAGGAAGCCCTACGGCCAGAAGAAGACCGGGAAGGCGCGGCGCGGGTCCACGCGCACCCCGCTCCGCCCCGGCGGCGGCGTCATCTTCGGGCCCAAGCCCCGGGACTGGTCCATCAAGATCAACCGCAAGGAGAAGCGCCTCGCCATCTCCACCGCGCTCGccagcgccgccgtcgccaacgACTCCTTCGTcgtgcaggagttcgacgaggagttcGCCACGGGGCCGCGGACCAGGGACTTCGTGGCCGCCCTGCAGCGCTGGGGGCTCGACCCCAGGGAGAAGGCCATGTTCCTCTCCACGGAGCTTGATACCAATGTGCGCCTTAGCGGCAGGAACATTGGTACCCTCAAGATGCTCACCCCCAGGACGCTCAACCTTTACGACATCCTCGACGCACGCAAGCACTTCTTCACCCCCTCTGCCATTGACTACCTCAACTCCAGGTACGGTACCACGGTGTTTGATGAATATGAGGGCGACACCGATGGCGAGGATGACGGTGAAGAGGAAGCCGTCgaggagcaagaggaagaaggaatCACAGAGGAGGCTGCCCAAG ATGAGACTGAAGACGCCTAG
- the LOC124702050 gene encoding peroxisomal nicotinamide adenine dinucleotide carrier-like encodes MSDALINGLAGAGGGIVAQLLTYPLQTVNARQQTERDPSKPAFKDGAVRQMCLVVKNEGWERLYGGLAPSLVGTAASQGVYYYFYQIFRSRAEAASLQRSIRGVGDGSVGMLQSLTVAALSGCVNVLLTNPIWVIVTRMQTHRKANKQQSPEGLTSALDKALQTAPVENIPHKTINVIQDLYKEAGVLGFWKGVIPALIMVSNPAIQFMLYEALLKKLKNKRATNLKGAQGLTALEIFLLGAVAKLGATLVTYPLLVVKARLQAKHMIDDDKKHRYKGTFDAITKMMHYEGLSGMYKGMGTKIVQSVFASALLFMIKEELVKGARLLVTGDTSLVKKLPSKPSR; translated from the exons ATGTCGGACGCGCTGATCAAcggcctcgccggcgccggcggcgggatcGTCGCCCAGCTCCTCACCTACCCCCTCCAGACC GTGAACGCGCGGCAGCAGACGGAGCGCGACCCCTCCAAGCCGGCGTTCAAGGACGGCGCCGTCCGCCAGATGtgcctg GTGGTGAAGAACGAGGGGTGGGAGCGCCTCTACGGCGGCCTGGCGCCCTCCCTCGTCGGCACCGCCGCCTCCCAG GGTGTCTACTACTACTTCTACCAAATATTCCGGAGCagggcggaggcggcgtcccTCCAGCGGTCCATCAGAGGAGTTGGCGATGGATCCGTCGGGATGCTCCAGTCGCTCACCGTCGCTGCACTTTCTGG GTGTGTCAATGTGCTTCTCACAAACCCAATCTGGGTTATTGTTACGCGGATGCAA ACCCACAGAAAGGCAAACAAACAGCAAAGCCCCGAGGGTTTGACTTCTGCTCTTGAcaaggccctacaaactgccccggTGGAAAACATCCCTCATAAAACTATCAACGTT ATTCAGGATCTTTACAAGGAAGCTGGAGTCTTGGGCTTCTGGAAAGGGGTTATTCCTGCTCTTATTATG GTCAGCAACCCCGCAATCCAGTTCATGTTGTACGAGGCTCttctgaagaagctgaagaatAAACGGGCCACTAATTTGAAGGGGGCTCAGGGACTAACTGCTCTTGAA ATTTTTCTTCTTGGAGCTGTTGCGAAACTGGGCGCAACTCTTGTTACATATCCACTTCTAGTtgtgaag GCAAGACTTCAGGCAAAGCATATGATCGACGATGACAAGAAGCATCGGTACAAAG GCACATTTGATGCAATCACAAAAATGATGCATTATGAAGGCCTTTCAGGGATGTATAAAGGAATGGGCACAAAAATTGTTCAAAGTGTTTTTGCTTCCGCTCTCCTTTTCATGATCAAGGAAGAGCTGGTGAAGGGTGCTCGATTATTGGTCACAGGTGACACCAGTCTGGTTAAGAAGTTGCCGTCAAAGCCATCAAGATGA